Proteins from one Mercurialis annua linkage group LG7, ddMerAnnu1.2, whole genome shotgun sequence genomic window:
- the LOC126654687 gene encoding protein MKS1: MDPYYFPTTSNQQPPFPPPQPPPPQKKQNQIQGPRPSALKVRQDSHKIKKPPLPPPQQPVIIYAVSPKIIHTKESEFMAVVQRLTGLSSGDFSTGDGQVSPAARLAATERVSPRERSNVISNNPDDGRGGGDFDLLGMIEGVEIGQFPGVLSPAPAMLPPVPPGFFSPVIDQSFFNDMMFNSPYGNSSGFIVSPTGLLPASNNILSPLASPDIFHLLMEF; this comes from the coding sequence ATGGATCCCTACTATTTCCCCACCACTAGTAACCAGCAGCCGCCGTTTCCACCGCCACAGCCGCCGCCGCCACAGaagaagcaaaaccaaatccaAGGTCCACGCCCTTCCGCACTTAAAGTACGTCAAGACTCTCACAAAATCAAGAAACCACCGCTACCTCCGCCACAACAGCCCGTCATCATCTACGCCGTCTCTCCCAAAATCATCCACACCAAAGAGTCTGAGTTCATGGCCGTCGTTCAACGACTAACCGGACTCTCCTCCGGTGACTTCTCCACCGGAGACGGCCAAGTATCTCCAGCAGCAAGATTAGCTGCTACAGAGAGAGTAAGCCCAAGAGAAAGAAGTAACGTGATTAGCAATAACCCAGATGACGGCCGCGGCGGCGGAGATTTTGATCTGTTGGGTATGATAGAGGGTGTGGAGATTGGTCAATTTCCGGGAGTTTTGTCGCCGGCGCCGGCGATGTTGCCGCCGGTTCCACCTGGGTTTTTCTCTCCGGTAATTGACCAAAGTTTCTTTAATGATATGATGTTTAATAGTCCGTATGGAAATAGTAGTGGTTTTATAGTGAGTCCTACTGGTTTATTACCAGCTTCTAATAATATACTTTCTCCATTAGCTTCACCTGATATTTTCCATCTTTTAATGgaattttag
- the LOC126657653 gene encoding uridylate kinase PUMPKIN, chloroplastic isoform X1 encodes MAISTSLNTLNAISASSSSSLFPFKIQQRPFIRTHNTSNGRLMIHCCSDMTPISEPMSASRQGQMTSVATLGMNQSGLSRPSIKWQRVLLKVSGEALAGDHAQNIDPKVTMEIAREVASVARLGVEVAIVVGGGNIFRGSSWAGSSGLDRSSADYIGMLATVMNAIFLQATMESIGIPTRVQTAFRMSEVAEPYIRRRAVRHLEKGRVVIFAAGTGNPFFTTDTAAALRCAEINAEVVLKATNVDGVYDDDPRRNPNARLLETLTYHEVTSKDLSVMDMTAITLCQENDIPVVVFNLSKPGNISKAILGERVGTLIGGTTVART; translated from the exons ATGGCAATTTCCACTTCATTGAACACTCTCAATGCTAtctctgcttcttcttcttcttctttgtttccTTTTAAAATTCAGCAACGCCCTTTCATAAGGACTCATAACACCTCCAATGGGCGGCTGATGATTCACTGCTGCTCTGACATGACCCCAATCTCAGAACCCATGAGTGCCAG CAGGCAGGGCCAGATGACATCTGTTGCTACCCTCGGAATGAATCAATCTGGCTTATCTAGACCATCTATTAAATGGCAAAGGGTATTGCTTAAAGTTAGTGGAGAAGCACTTGCAGGAGATCATGCACAAAATATTGATCCGAAG GTTACAATGGAAATTGCAAGGGAGGTTGCATCTGTGGCCCGTCTAGGAGTTGAG GTGGCTATTGTGGTTGGCGGGGGAAATATCTTCCGGGGATCCTCTTGGGCAGGAAGTAGTGGCCTTGATCGTTCATCTGCTGACTACATTgg GATGCTGGCAACAGTTATGAATGCCATATTTCTTCAAGCAACGATGGAGAGCATTGGCATCCCAACTAGGGTTCAGACTGCATTTCGTATGTCAGAGGTTGCAGAGCCGTATATACGCCGAAGGGCTGTAAGGCATTTAGAGAAAGGAAGAGTTGTGATTTTCGCAGCTGGAACTGGGAATCCTTTCTTTACCACTGATACTGCTGCAGCCCTACGTTGTGCAGAAA TTAATGCAGAGGTTGTTTTGAAAGCTACAAATGTCGATGGGGTCTATGATGATGATCCTAGGCGTAACCCAAATGCTCGTCTTCTTGAAACTCTAACTTACCATGAAGTGACATCAAAGGATCTTTCAGTGATGGACATGACGGCCATTACCTTGTGCCAAGAAAATGATATCCCTG TTGTTGTCTTTAATCTATCAAAACCTGGTAATATCTCAAAAGCAATTCTGGGAGAAAGAGTTGGCACATTGATTGGAGGGACAACCGTGGCAAGGACATGA
- the LOC126657653 gene encoding uridylate kinase PUMPKIN, chloroplastic isoform X2 codes for MAISTSLNTLNAISASSSSSLFPFKIQQRPFIRTHNTSNGRLMIHCCSDMTPISEPMSARQGQMTSVATLGMNQSGLSRPSIKWQRVLLKVSGEALAGDHAQNIDPKVTMEIAREVASVARLGVEVAIVVGGGNIFRGSSWAGSSGLDRSSADYIGMLATVMNAIFLQATMESIGIPTRVQTAFRMSEVAEPYIRRRAVRHLEKGRVVIFAAGTGNPFFTTDTAAALRCAEINAEVVLKATNVDGVYDDDPRRNPNARLLETLTYHEVTSKDLSVMDMTAITLCQENDIPVVVFNLSKPGNISKAILGERVGTLIGGTTVART; via the exons ATGGCAATTTCCACTTCATTGAACACTCTCAATGCTAtctctgcttcttcttcttcttctttgtttccTTTTAAAATTCAGCAACGCCCTTTCATAAGGACTCATAACACCTCCAATGGGCGGCTGATGATTCACTGCTGCTCTGACATGACCCCAATCTCAGAACCCATGAGTGCCAG GCAGGGCCAGATGACATCTGTTGCTACCCTCGGAATGAATCAATCTGGCTTATCTAGACCATCTATTAAATGGCAAAGGGTATTGCTTAAAGTTAGTGGAGAAGCACTTGCAGGAGATCATGCACAAAATATTGATCCGAAG GTTACAATGGAAATTGCAAGGGAGGTTGCATCTGTGGCCCGTCTAGGAGTTGAG GTGGCTATTGTGGTTGGCGGGGGAAATATCTTCCGGGGATCCTCTTGGGCAGGAAGTAGTGGCCTTGATCGTTCATCTGCTGACTACATTgg GATGCTGGCAACAGTTATGAATGCCATATTTCTTCAAGCAACGATGGAGAGCATTGGCATCCCAACTAGGGTTCAGACTGCATTTCGTATGTCAGAGGTTGCAGAGCCGTATATACGCCGAAGGGCTGTAAGGCATTTAGAGAAAGGAAGAGTTGTGATTTTCGCAGCTGGAACTGGGAATCCTTTCTTTACCACTGATACTGCTGCAGCCCTACGTTGTGCAGAAA TTAATGCAGAGGTTGTTTTGAAAGCTACAAATGTCGATGGGGTCTATGATGATGATCCTAGGCGTAACCCAAATGCTCGTCTTCTTGAAACTCTAACTTACCATGAAGTGACATCAAAGGATCTTTCAGTGATGGACATGACGGCCATTACCTTGTGCCAAGAAAATGATATCCCTG TTGTTGTCTTTAATCTATCAAAACCTGGTAATATCTCAAAAGCAATTCTGGGAGAAAGAGTTGGCACATTGATTGGAGGGACAACCGTGGCAAGGACATGA